TTGGGGTGTCGGCCTCAAGGATAGCAATATGTGACATTATGACTTAtgacttttcaaaagatCGGTTTaaaatttcaaaacaaTATAGACCGATAAATTGAAGACAGTACCGGGtctatttattgtttaATTTAGAGCTGACTGCGCATCTTGGATAGATAAGATAGAGGGCGGTTCGGTGATAAGCGCGCGGCTTTCTAGCGACCCGAGTTATAAGTTGACTCGGGCCGGTCGACTTGATGACAAGAATAATACCGAAGGAACCGTTTTCTGAAAGATGCTGTTCGGTCATGTCACTAGCTTTGGCTATGttctatatttatatgcttAAGGGCGCTTTAAATAATTGATTTGCATCGCCTTGGGAAAAGTACGTGCATTTTCATAGCGTATATGACACTTGTTTGAAAACCATATTGTCTTAACATTAACCATGTGGTGTATCGCTGGTTTAAGCCCACATAAGACAATAAAtgaatatcaatcaatcaaccATTAACCATGTGGAACTTATAAACAATAAGGTATATCTCAATAAATCACAATCATCTGTTATCAGCTTCTATTTTGTACAAATGTTTCGATTAGTCAAAACTTCCTGAAATTcttatataatatattccTCAAGCTTTTAGTACTTGAATACAGCTCAGTTCTAGAGAAACAAAACTTATCCCTTCTATTAACAGTAATGGATTCGGTTTAGTGGTGAATTAAACATACCAGTGGTACCTTAATCCACTCTgacataaaaaaaaaacttacAAATGGAGTTGACGATTTAATCTTAAACGAGAAGCGAGCAGAACAACTATCAAATAACCAAACGTACAAACATAGAATATGATAGCTGGATTGCGGGCAACCGTATAGGAGTAGAACGATAACCCTATACTGGAAAACATGAGTCCTGTGATTCCATCAAGAACACCCTTTGCGCCAAGGAACTCTCCTACTTGGTCGGCAGGGATGAGATTCAATAAACCAGACTGTACTGCAGGTTTAGAAAACACGCCAGTGGTAGATATGAAATAAGATATAGAGTATTCCAGGCCTTTGGTAGCAATCCCATATCCCATATAGCCCACACATTCAAAACAGTTACCTATAGCAATAATTACTTTCTGGCTGCGAGTAATGCAGTGCTCCTGCATTGCTATCTGTCCAgtaagttcttcttcatcttcatcgtaATACTTTTGCAATAGTTTTATGAAGTGAGGTATCAACAATACTAACAATACAATCCTGTAAACGGCAGTTGCCGATTGAAGATAACCAATTTCAACTGCTGTCCAACCAAATTTCATCTCAGGGTACAGAATAGCAATGTTCGCTCTTCCGCTAATAATTAtctcaaataataaatcaatgGAGATCAAAATAAAGATATTTTTACTAGCAGGATTTGGCTGTGATGCTGCAATATTTTTGATGGTGTATAACGAGCGAAATATATTGAGCCGGTCTAATGCTAGAGATAGGGCTGACCCTTCTTCTCTCCTCGACATGGGCATTGATTTAGTATTGACAGAGAGTTGTCTTGATTCTGGCGTAAATTTCCACCAGACTAGAGCTGCAGCATCAAACAAACATGCCACTAGCGGCACTCCAATTAGTTTTCCATTCATACATCGTATGACATGACTACTTATCAGTGGTCCCAATGCTTTCCCAGTGAGTACACAGGCAGTAACATATCCCATAGCTGTTGCGCGATCTCGTGGTTTGATTGAATCAGTGACATATGAAGAGACCATGACAGCAGACAGCACCCCTGAGCCAAAAATTCCAGTTATTATATAACTTAAAACTATCCATTTGTAGTCGAAAATCTGCCAGAATTTCAATGTCATGCTCATAAATAACAATACCGTCATGTCACCTGCGATATAGAGGGCTAGAATTGGTTTCCGGCCAATTGAATCTGATAGCTTCGAGTACACAGGAAGCGAGTATAGTCCTACTAAGTTAGATTTACATTGTCgtcaaaataaaagcacTTTGAACTCACCAAGAATTCCGCCTACAATCGCACACAGAGCTGTGTATTGACTAACGATAGATTGAATCCGAGGCGCCTGACAACGGCTATCGCTATACTCGATTTCTATTTGGTATTCGCTCCGACACACAAGCGACACGATCCAATTAATCTTCACAGGGCCCAGCATAAAGCTGGCAATCGATATTAACGAATACAGAGGTAGAATGCTATAAATCTGACGGGTTAGTATGATGCCTATAGTGCATAGAGAGGTTGACAACATACCGAGGGACATTTTGTTACACCTTGGTCTTCGCAGCCTGAAGACTCCAAAAATTCCTCACTATCACTCCGGAGAAGAGAATCCGTCTCCACTCCGGTACTCATTTTCTTTCGTCTTGGGAACAGTGATCATGTGTATAAAGGGAAGCGGTGTGGTAATAAATAGTACGTGCATGTACAGATGCGAACTCCTGGAGGGTGTTAAGGTCATGCAGGGCGATCCAGACTGATAGACTAGTGTTATCTTTAAATATTGATATTCAATGGAAACTAAAGTTATttaataattatatttcaTTACATCTAGAGAGCCTCAACATACATCTCGATAGCTGCAATGAcatctttcttttgagaCTTGGGAGGAAGCGGAATGCTGTTATCCTTCACAAAGCCCTTTAATATCGGCAGAGTGTATTTATCTAATATGCCATTTTTTGATGcttcaataatatcttCCTTGCCAGTCCCAAGTTCGCGTGCCTTCTTCGAAGGCGGGCCTGTACTAGTACTACCTCTACCACGCTTGGTTCCCACAGTAACATCCTCTTCACCTCCAAGACTATGGACCAGGGAGTCTGCTAGTTCGTTCCACTCTTTAATCATTTGTCCCACTCTCTGAAACTGTGTTAGATACCTATCAAAAGATGTACTCACTTGGCGATGTTGTAGCTTTAACTTACCTTGTTTATAGATTTGTACTTTGGAAGAGTGGTATCAGGGGGCGGGTCAGGCTTATTTTCTCCCAGAGCAATAGCCTGAAGCATGAGGGAGTGGTATTCAAGATCTCTGTTAACAAACAGCTCCGGGCGATATCCTGGCACTGTAATATCCTTGGCAATTTGAATAAACTTATCAACTAGTTCATTTGGGGCTATTGATTGTTAGTTTGTTGCGGTTGAAGCTATTGTAAATCCTCTCTGCCTTACCTTCGGTTATTGTTGACATGGGCCTAGCCCTTATATCGTCGGCATATGGAAGGATAACTAACTGAAATCCAGGCGGAGTCACCTGAACTGTCAATGAACCTTTTGTCTCCACTTCTTCATTCACTGGAAACAAAGCACACGGCTCCGGAATGGAGTTACTACGAATTATTGCCCAAGCTATAGCAACCTTTCCTTTCTGACGCATACACTGATAAAGTGAGTGGAAGGCTCGAATTGATCCAGTCAGTTTCGAGTCCGAGGGGTATACAAACATTGAGTGTCGTTTGTTATATTCAGGAGGAACAAAGCTAGGACTCTTAAAACCTATGATCCTGATCAAGGGCCTACCGAGATTCCGAATTTGGTTAACCTGTTCCGGtgtaaaataaatataactATCACCAAATTCATATGCTCTGATGATCTCATCAGGAGAAACTGTATTGACAGACTCGTCATCTGTTATCTTGACCTCTGATTTGACGAtctgcttctcttctcCCTGCGTGTAGACATAACGATCTTTCACAAAGAGTTGCTTAGAAAAAGTCAAGTATCCCTTAACGCCTATCTCAATTCCTGGCGCCAACTCAATCCGATTAGTAAACAATGCCCGCTTAGGACTGCGCCGTGAGAGCAAGCTTGTCTTGAGCGTTAAGTCAGAGACTAAATAGCTGGAGGGCACCGGTTCCACATCAGCGTTCTCTTCGTCATCCATAGGTTTTGTAAAAGTAATACTATCCCAAAATTGCGACATGTCAAAGTTTGAGCCCTCACCCTTGCTATCACCATGACTCAGAAAGGCAGGTTCAATGATGACATTCTTATTAACGAGCTCCTCTGCATTAGTCTTGGCGGCAGTTCTCTGTTGACTGTTACCAAAACTTGGGTCTTCGTTATCCGTAACGATGAAGCACCGTCTTGAGGATTTGATGTTTGAGGCGTCATCAAACTGCTGCATTGCTAACTGAAAGACAGCCCCAAGAGATGGTGATGTTTCTGAAACTTTTAGCTCCTCATCTGGCTTAGGTGCATCTTGGGTGGCGTTAGTACTTAAAAGCTACTCATGTATTCCAACACAATCTATTTTCGTTAATTAAAAATCGTCTCAATGAAACTTACTTTCGATTATCCTTCGAACTCTTCGTAGTTGGCTTGCTGATGGGGCACCTAGTGGCATCAGAATATTGCACCAAGCAAATGCAGCATCAGATGTCTTCTTTGTCCCATAGAGAATAATACCTGATTTATCGCCAGGTGATACTATGAGTCGACTCTTTATTGCCTCATAGACTGCCTCTAGAGCCAAGACAACAGCAGATTTTGGTTCATCGAATGATTCATGGTGACGAAGCTCCAACATGGACTGAGAGACTTCAATTAGGTATAATGTGGAGTCGCGAAAACTTCGATAGTCCTGCCACGTTAGTATACATCACCACATCAATTATATTAAACTATGCTTacctcttcgtcttctgcaGCCTCTCCATCTGAATAATCGTTACTCCAATCGTCGCTCATGACCAAAAACCCCCAGCAATATAAGGACACTTGGATATCAGCCTGCAATTGTTTGTTTAATCTAATATAACCTTGCAGATGACGATCTTTTAGTGATACTTCTATAACGCGTATCAATCACCAGAGGTTTATGCACCTAAATTGAAACTAGCATTTTAGACGCGTTTCTTCAGATCAAGCATTACTTATTATACTACACTTAATATTCAACAGGAACTTTCAATTAAGATGAGTTCTAGAGGATCGAATACGAGGTTCTCTAGACCTGGCCAAAAAGAGAGGGCTCGCGGCTCGACTAATCCCACTGGTCTTAATGAGTCGGTCTTGACTGCCGAAGCGACATCAGTGAGTCGCAAATTCGAGGATGCCAAAGTAATAGATCAATTAGACAGCAAAATGGGATTTGATAGATATGAAGGAGGACCGAAGAAGATAGGATGGCTAGTGAACATGCACAGTGTGAGTACGACTCTATACTACTTGTGAACTTTTTCTGGAACTAACGAATTCTTAGACAACGATTCCATCAGATGATGTGATGAGTGGATTGGCTGGAGTAGATTACTATTTTCTAGATGAAGAAGGTGGCAACTTCAAAGCCACTGTTCAATTCGATCCATATTTTTTGGTCGCATATCAAGTAAGTAGTTACATTTAGCGATTGGGCCATAGTTCCAGATTATTAACGAAACTAGGTGGGCCATGAGATCGAGGTTGAAGAATTGCTTAAACGCAAACTAGATGGATACCTGAAACAAATGCATCGAATTGAAAAGGAGGATTTAAAAATGCCTAATCATCTGGTGGGTATTAAGCGGCAATTAATTAAGCTAGACTTCAACAACGTAACGGAGTTATTAGGGGCACGCAGGTTGATTATGCCAAtagttgaagaaaacaagaagagaCAAGGGACGGTAGACAGCTATGCTGAGGTATCCTTGTAAGTTTCATGAAATAGGAGACTTGTGAAAGCACTGAAATCAGGTAATTGCTTCGAAATTCTAACATTTTAGATCATCATTGGCTGAACAAGGCGAATGGGATGATAGTTTTCATACTGAGCAGTTCTCCATGCAGCGGGATGCGTCAGAATATATCATAGATGTACTAGAATATGACGTGCCATATCATGTCCGAGTGGCAATTGACGAAGGTAAGTAGGTGGAGCAAGTGTGCATAGCGGGTCACTTTGGTTGAGTGTACTAACACTTCAGATATCCGTGTGGGTCAGTGGTATGCAGTTGAGTCGATTCATGGACAGACCAAACTGACATATCTCCCTGAGAGAATTGCACGTGCTGATCCTGTAGTAATGGCATACGATATCGAGACAACGAAGGCTCCATTAAAGTTTCCAGATTCAGCAGTGGATAAGATCATGATGATTTCATATATGATTGACGGAGAGGGGTTTTTGATCACCAACAGAGAAATTGTATCTAAAGATattgaagattttgaataTACCCCCAAGCCTGAATACAAAGGTGTTTTCACAATCTTTAatgaagagacagagaaAGAACTGTTGGTTAGATTCTTTGATCATatcaaagaagagaaaccTACAGTAATTGCGACATTCAATGGTGATTTTTTCGATTGGCCCTTTGTTGAAGCTCGAGCTGCTTTCCATGGGATCGACATGTATCAAGAAATAGGTTTTCAAAAGGACGCCGAAGAAGAGTACAAATCCACTCACTGTGTGCATATGGACTGCTTTAGATGGGTTAAACGTGATAGTTACCTGCCTCAAGGTAGTCAGGGTCTAAAAGCCGTTACCACAGCCAAGCTAGGATACAATCCAATAGAGGTTGATCCAGAAATGATGACTCCGTATGCTATTGAGCAGCCACAGGTCATGGCAGAATACTCTGTATCAGATGCTGTTGCCACCTATTACCTGTATATGAAATATGTGCACCCCTTCATTTTCTCCCTTTGCACTATTATTCCACTAAATCCAGATGAAGTGTTACGAAAGGGAACAGGTACTCTTTGCGAAATGTTACTGATGGTGCAGGCTTATAAGAATGGCATCTTGTTGCCCCACAAACACAAAGATCCGGCAGAAAGGTTTTACGATGGTCATTTGATTGAGAGTGAGACGTATGTGGGCGGTCACGTAGAGTCACTGGAAGCAGGAGTATTTCGAAGTGATATTCCTACAGATTTTAATATTGATACCACAGCTATCGATGAACTTCTCAAGGATTTGGACTCAGCTTTAAATTTCACGATTGAGGTGGAggccaaaaaaaaggtcAGCGATATAACGAATTATGATGAAGTCAAGGCAGATGTTACTGCAGCTTTAATAAAGCTCAAAACAGATCCAAAAAGACATGAGAGGCCATCCATATATCATGTCGACGTCGCCTCCATGTATCCCAACATCATGACTACCAATCGATTACAACCAGATTCAATGATCTCAGAGGAAGACTGCGCGTCTTGTGACTTCAACCGACCGGGTAAGACATGTGATAGAAGACTCCCATGGGCATGGAGAGGAGAATTTTTTCCCACGAAAAAAGATGAATACCTCATGATAAGAAACTCTTTACAAAACGAGAGATTCCCAGGTCGATTCCCTGATTCTCCGAGTCGAGACTTCAAAGATTTGAGCTCAACTGAACAGGCTGCAGCAATAAAAAAGCGGATTACTGAGTACAGTAAGAAAGTATATCACAAAGTTAAGGTAACTGAAACTATTGAACGAGAAGCAATTATCTGCCAACGTGAAAATCCCTTCTATGTTAACACTGTCCGAGATTTTAGAGATAGGCGATATGAATTTAAAGGGTTACAAAAGGTCTGGAAACGTAAGGTCGATGATATTCCTGCTTCGGATGTTAGTGGCCGTGAGGAAGCTAAGAAGATGATAGTTTTATACGACTCTCTCCAATTGGCTCATAAAGTTATTCTTAATTCATTCTATGGATATGTCATGAGGAAAGGATCACGGTGGTATTCCATGGAGATGGCAGGGGTGACCTGCTTAACTGGTGCAACAATTATTCAAATGGCAAGGTCATTGGTTGAGAGAATAGGAAGGCCTCTTGAATTAGATACAGATGGTATTTGGTGTATATTACCAAAAACATTCCCTGAAGATTTCACATTTAATCTAACTGACGGTAAGAAGCTCCCTATCTCATATCCCTGCGTTATGTTGAACCATCTTGTCCATGCTAAATTTACGAATCATCAGTATCAAATACTAGAGGATTCCACTACTCTTCGCTATAAAACTATCAGCGACAACAGTATTTTTTTCGAAGTAGATGGTCCTTATAAGGCTATGATTCTTCCTACCtcgaaagaagaggatAAGAATCTAAAGAAGAGATATGCTGTATTCAATCCAGATGGTTCGCTGGCTGAACTGAAAGGGTTTGAAGTGAAACGTCGTGGTGAGCTTAGACTTATTAAAGCATTTCAAAGCCAAGTATTTTCGGTTTTCTTAAAGGGAACAACATTAACTGAATGCTATGCCGAAGTAGGAAAGGTAGCAAATAGTTGGTTAGATATTTTGGACTCGAAAGGCAAGActttggaagaagatgatctGATAGACCTCATTTCTGAGAACAGAAGTATGTCAAAGACATTGCAAGAATATGAAGGGATGAAGTCTACGTCTATTTGTACCGCTAGACGTTTAGCTGAATTTTTGGGCTCTCAAATGGTAAAGGACAAAGGTTTGGCATGTAAATATATCATCTCTAAGAAACCTTTGGGAGCTGCCATCACTGACAGAGCGGTTCCAGTTGCTATTTTTTCTGCTGAGACTAGTGTTAAAAGCCATTACCTCAAAAAATGGCTAAAAGACCCTGGGTTGGATGACTATGACCCACGATCTATCCTGGACTGGGATTATTATCGGGAACGTCTTGCCTCCACCATCCAGAAAATGGTGACGATTCCAGCTGCTCTTCAACAAGTGTCTAACCCAGTTTCTCGAATCCAACATCCTGACTGGTTGCTTAAGAGAATTAGTACCAAAAACGACAAGttgaaacagaagaagctgtcGTCTTTTTTCTCTACTGGCAGTAAACCTATGACCGATGCTTCGAATAAAGTGAATCAATTATCTGGATCAATTTTAAACAACGATCGCATCCATGACATTGAAGATTTAACCTTGGGTGACGCTCGAGTCACAACGGCAAAAATAGGAAAGGTAGCTATGAAAAGGAAAGGCAATAATTCTGAAGCACAGTCAGTGGCCCTGCAAGAGCAGTTTGTGTCCCTCTCTTTGGAAATGCCCTCACCAGAGGAAGATTACGGAGAGTGGCTCCGCTAtcacaaaaagaaatgggcAATTCAGAAGCAGAGTCGTCAAAATCGTCAGCATCTTTTTGGAGATTCAAGTCGCAAGATTGGTGTGTCTGGATTGATTATGCAACAAACTGAAACAGCATACTCTAACTCATGGCAATTCCTCCAGTTCTGTCCCTCAGAAAAAGGTGGCGAGGCCCGTGCTTTTGTCTACATCAACGATAAGATCCAGACGATCAGAATTAATGTTGGCAGAAGACTATATGTTAACTTTCGTCGTGCAACTCCTTCTGTCTATGAACTTCCAAATTGTAAAGTTGAAAAGGTGAACCACACACTACCCAATGGACGCACGTCGGATCACTTGTATCGACTCCATATGAGTGAATCAGCATATGAAACTGAAATGGCAAAAGCTGATAGCGTTCTTAAGCATGCCAACATTGAGGGTATATATGAAAGCCAACTCGGTGCCGAAGATAGGTCTTTACTTGAATTGGGATGCACAACTATATTAGACAACTCTAAGCCTGGTCTCTTGGGTGCTGGTCTTGAAAAGGGATTTTCGTTAGAATGGTTGAAACCATACAATGAAGTTTACTTGCTGAATTCCAAATTGAACTATTTGTTCCTGTGTCATCTTGTATCTCATGAGCTTCAAGTATTTGCATTGGTTCCAAGTTGGTCGAGCCAAGCTTTTGTCTTCGTGTTAAGACCATCTAGGTCTGCTCAAGGTCTCCCTAATCTTAGCAAGTCGTATGAAGAATTCCTCAAGGAAAGTAATGTCTCGATGGATCCTGGCAGTCCAATCTTCAACTATCAAGATCAGCTGGTATTCGAAGAATCTTACTTTGATGATATTTCTAAGTTATATAAAAAGCTGGGACAGGCTATTACCAAGCTTCACAGTGAAAATGCGACCAAGGCGATATTGTGCATCCAGTCACCACAAGCCGGCCGGCTGAAGAAGTTACTGAGGCCCATAAACGATTTTCCCAACATTGAAATACGTTCATCAACAATGGCTATTCCTCAAATTGGCTGGcagactgctgctgccaaacgGATTTGCAAGTCCTATCTCAGTCTGAGATCTTGGATTGGGCTTTATTGCAGACTCTCAAGATACTCCGATGTACCAATTGGAAATCTTAAAGGTGATGATATACGTTACTTGATCGATGTTATCTACGCTAGACGCTTGCAACAGTCTAATATAGTTCTTTGGTGGTCAAACAGTCCAATTCCGGATAATGGAGGCTCAGAAAAAGACAGCATTTTACCCCTCATCGACCCTGTGAGTCTGCCAACTGTGAACAATTCTGGCGTCTACTCGAAAATTTGTATAGATCTCCAAGTGAGGAACTTATCTGTCAATACCATATTGACTGCCGCGATTATTAATGAGGCAGAGGGGGCGGATCTTGCTGGGTCTATAGTTCAAGGAGACGGATCATCTAATTCTACACCTTTTGTTGAAAATGCCTTCTCCACGCCGGCTCTTGCTGTGCTAAGCAATCTCGTTAAAGAGTGGTGGAACCAAGCTCTGGCAAATGACGAGACAGCCGATGATATGGTGAACTGCTTCATCTCGTGGGTGTCTTCTTCGAATTCATTTCTGTATGACCAGACACTCTATTATCATGTCCAAAATTTATCAAAGAAAGCATTCATTCAGTTGGTTAGAGAGTTCCGAAAAGCCGGCTCACAACTTGTATTTGCAGATCAAAAGCGCTTTGTTCTCATGACTCCTAAGAAAATTCTTGAAAATACCTATTCCTATGCAAATTTTCTGATCAAGACAATCAGGTCGAAGCCTCTGTTTAATTTCCTGGATATATCCCTCACAGAGTATTGGGAAGTCCTAGTATGGATGGATGATGTAAACTTTTGTGGCAAATCCTGTAAAAGTCTTTCTGCCAGTGGGAAGGATACCGTTCAAACCTTTTTCAACTGGCACATTGGTAGATTCCTCCCACCACTTTTGCAAACAGAATTCGAGGAGTCGGTGTTGTCATTTATGGAGAAGTACTGTGATTATAGAGATCAGTTCCAGAAGAAACAACAAGAAACTCTTGGTGTACGCCAGACTCAAATATCCAGCACTGCTCTCCAACGGGTTAGTACGGATGAGGATAATAATGACAGCGAAATAGACAATCATTTTGCAAATGGCATTTTTGAAGCTATTAGGCCGCAGCTTGTAAAGCGTGTCAAGCAACTATTGAAAATATACTTGGATGGAAAGTCAAACCCAGACATAGCTGTTCAATTTGAATTTCCTGTTCTGGCAGGATCCCGCCTGCAATTGAGCAATCCAATCACACAGTTCGTGAAGTCCTTGTGTGCCGTATATGGTCTCTCCAAAGAGCTGAATTTGGAATCACGGACACTACGAAGAAATTTACTAAGTATTCTTGGTATCAAGGAGTTCACTGAGGAGGCAAGTTTCAAGAACCCCAGTGCCTCTTTGATAATTGATAGTGTGGTCTGTGAGAATTGCTACTTCGTTTGCAATCTTGATTTATGTCGCCAGGACGATCTTGTTCGAAAAGATACGGTAGGAAACACAGTATATTATAGCTGGGCTTGTGAAAACTGTGGTAAGGACTATAATAGAATTGTCTTGGAAGAAAGGCTTATTCAGAACATCCAAAAACTTGTTACTAGTTATCAAATCCAAGATCTTAAATGTGAAAAATGTAAAAAGATCAAATCGGATGAGCTAAGTGTGAGATGCGAGTGCTCAGGAAACTGGGTGGAAACAATTCCTTCGAGCCATGTGCTGAAGTCGATCGAAACATATGACAGAGTAGCACAGTTCTATGAGTTAAAATTTCTTCAAGACGTTACAAGCCACTTAatttaaatatttattaataaataacacAAAGCAATATAGCATTCAAAAAACAATCTCTTCTGTTGTCATACCACATACCTTGCACCGCCTTGACACCATACCTTGCAGCCCATCCATAGGCGCAGACCATTCATGTTCATGTCTTTCGTCGGCATGCCTGGTGATAGCTTCTGCCCtagttttctttctcataTCTTTCAGTTTATCTAGAAATTTTTTCTCCTTTCTTTGCTTCTTTGCTGCTTCCCGCCTTTCATATTCCTTATCTAGCCCTTCAGGGCTTCCCCATTTTTTGAAAGCATATTCTTCTACTTGATACCGCAGATATAACATCATATTGGTATATGTATTTTTATGAGGGTTCGGTCGCTCCATATGTGGCAACAGCTCTTCATCACGGAGTTCAGCTGAGTAGTGTTAGGTCATCCATGACTATGGCTGGCCGCAAACAAAAACTTACGATCAGTTAGCAAGTAATCTTCTTTGCACTCGGTTTTTGTTAACAAGGAGTACTTCTCaggatatttttttgtacaCTCTTTGCAAACTCGACATTTGAAAATATGGTACAATTTGAAGTCTAATACTGGACTCTGACATTCAAAACACTTCGGCGCATCAGGATCATCAAGAAATGTTGCTATTAGGTTAGCGAAAGAAGAACTAACATGAAATGACGCTTACTTACGGGCTTGGTTTAATTTTTGGTTTGCCTGCCATTCTTCTAAAGTTAATCCTGTACCCACCGATTCGTCCTCATCAGCAATGAATCCACCGTATGTGTCTTTCATCTTTGAAAAATCTATTTTTGTTAGAAAAGTTCactttggatattttgacTGTCTTACCATATTCAACATAGTTTTTGAACTTCTTCACAGGTTGCAATGGCCCAATAGCCGAGCCATCTCTATGCTGCGATGATGTCCCTCCATTCGATGGCAAAGCCGACGATTCTAATGGTCTTTTAACTTTctcttttcctttttctttcagaCCATCTGTAGGAATAATGTTCGATCTTTGACTTGCTAGCCTCTCCTTTGTGGCTTTTAATCGATCTAGAGCTCTTTGTCGATTCTCGGCCTAATTAAATTGTTAGTTATTGTATCATTTCATTTACCAACGTTGTGCCTTCTTACCTTCAGCCGAGATGCTTCTGCCCCATCTCTTGATTCTCCTACTTTTCCAATCGTCATTTTCGCCTTATATCTACCATGACAACAGATATCACCCCAGATTGCCActcaaataaaatattatcacgTGATACTTAGAATTCTCACGGAGTTCTGGCGAACCGATAGCGTTTTTCGAACTTCCTGAGTACCTTCGAGTTTTTGGACTGGATTTTGGTCCAGACTTTAGTAGTTCTATTGTATCAAAAAGGATTTTGTCTTGTCCAGTATCCGGCTCTGCATCGTAGTGCATACATGAAGATAGGAACTTCACCTACTATGCGCGAGAACCTCTtacctcaacaacaatgtTAGACCCCATAGAACTGGCTCGACTGAAGGGGACTGTTCCCTGTAGAGAACAGCAAATAGACCTGTTAAATTCCCTTATATCAGAAGTATGTAATCGTCCGATTGCGTTACCTAAATATACTAACGTTGAAAGTGTAGCGACGAGAATCCCAACGCAATACTAATACATGGACCAACATCGACCGGCAA
This is a stretch of genomic DNA from Sugiyamaella lignohabitans strain CBS 10342 chromosome C, complete sequence. It encodes these proteins:
- a CDS encoding ATP-dependent DNA helicase II subunit 1, which codes for MLELRHHESFDEPKSAVVLALEAVYEAIKSRLIVSPGDKSGIILYGTKKTSDAAFAWCNILMPLGAPSASQLRRVRRIIESKFH
- the POL2 gene encoding DNA polymerase epsilon catalytic subunit, giving the protein MAYDIETTKAPLKFPDSAVDKIMMISYMIDGEGFLITNREIVSKDIEDFEYTPKPEYKGVFTIFNEETEKELLVRFFDHIKEEKPTVIATFNGDFFDWPFVEARAAFHGIDMYQEIGFQKDAEEEYKSTHCVHMDCFRWVKRDSYLPQGSQGLKAVTTAKLGYNPIEVDPEMMTPYAIEQPQVMAEYSVSDAVATYYLYMKYVHPFIFSLCTIIPLNPDEVLRKGTGTLCEMLLMVQAYKNGILLPHKHKDPAERFYDGHLIESETYVGGHVESLEAGVFRSDIPTDFNIDTTAIDELLKDLDSALNFTIEVEAKKKVSDITNYDEVKADVTAALIKLKTDPKRHERPSIYHVDVASMYPNIMTTNRLQPDSMISEEDCASCDFNRPGKTCDRRLPWAWRGEFFPTKKDEYLMIRNSLQNERFPGRFPDSPSRDFKDLSSTEQAAAIKKRITEYSKKVYHKVKVTETIEREAIICQRENPFYVNTVRDFRDRRYEFKGLQKVWKRKVDDIPASDVSGREEAKKMIVLYDSLQLAHKVILNSFYGYVMRKGSRWYSMEMAGVTCLTGATIIQMARSLVERIGRPLELDTDGIWCILPKTFPEDFTFNLTDGKKLPISYPCVMLNHLVHAKFTNHQYQILEDSTTLRYKTISDNSIFFEVDGPYKAMILPTSKEEDKNLKKRYAVFNPDGSLAELKGFEVKRRGELRLIKAFQSQVFSVFLKGTTLTECYAEVGKVANSWLDILDSKGKTLEEDDLIDLISENRSMSKTLQEYEGMKSTSICTARRLAEFLGSQMVKDKGLACKYIISKKPLGAAITDRAVPVAIFSAETSVKSHYLKKWLKDPGLDDYDPRSILDWDYYRERLASTIQKMVTIPAALQQVSNPVSRIQHPDWLLKRISTKNDKLKQKKLSSFFSTGSKPMTDASNKVNQLSGSILNNDRIHDIEDLTLGDARVTTAKIGKVAMKRKGNNSEAQSVALQEQFVSLSLEMPSPEEDYGEWLRYHKKKWAIQKQSRQNRQHLFGDSSRKIGVSGLIMQQTETAYSNSWQFLQFCPSEKGGEARAFVYINDKIQTIRINVGRRLYVNFRRATPSVYELPNCKVEKVNHTLPNGRTSDHLYRLHMSESAYETEMAKADSVLKHANIEGIYESQLGAEDRSLLELGCTTILDNSKPGLLGAGLEKGFSLEWLKPYNEVYLLNSKLNYLFLCHLVSHELQVFALVPSWSSQAFVFVLRPSRSAQGLPNLSKSYEEFLKESNVSMDPGSPIFNYQDQLVFEESYFDDISKLYKKLGQAITKLHSENATKAILCIQSPQAGRLKKLLRPINDFPNIEIRSSTMAIPQIGWQTAAAKRICKSYLSLRSWIGLYCRLSRYSDVPIGNLKGDDIRYLIDVIYARRLQQSNIVLWWSNSPIPDNGGSEKDSILPLIDPVSLPTVNNSGVYSKICIDLQVRNLSVNTILTAAIINEAEGADLAGSIVQGDGSSNSTPFVENAFSTPALAVLSNLVKEWWNQALANDETADDMVNCFISWVSSSNSFLYDQTLYYHVQNLSKKAFIQLVREFRKAGSQLVFADQKRFVLMTPKKILENTYSYANFLIKTIRSKPLFNFLDISLTEYWEVLVWMDDVNFCGKSCKSLSASGKDTVQTFFNWHIGRFLPPLLQTEFEESVLSFMEKYCDYRDQFQKKQQETLGVRQTQISSTALQRVSTDEDNNDSEIDNHFANGIFEAIRPQLVKRVKQLLKIYLDGKSNPDIAVQFEFPVLAGSRLQLSNPITQFVKSLCAVYGLSKELNLESRTLRRNLLSILGIKEFTEEASFKNPSASLIIDSVVCENCYFVCNLDLCRQDDLVRKDTVGNTVYYSWACENCGKDYNRIVLEERLIQNIQKLVTSYQIQDLKCEKCKKIKSDELSVRCECSGNWVETIPSSHVLKSIETYDRVAQFYELKFLQDVTSHLI